From Pseudopipra pipra isolate bDixPip1 chromosome 9, bDixPip1.hap1, whole genome shotgun sequence, a single genomic window includes:
- the RGS21 gene encoding regulator of G-protein signaling 21: MLMYPTSTAQVKDQNLIFKDRCCFYRSNTGETMAWSESVDTLLANKDGLAAFRTFLKSEFSEENVEFWLACEDFKKTKSSTKIASKAQKIYSDFIQADAPKEINIDFHTKNDISQNISEPTLSCFDNAQRLIYSLMAKDSFPRFLRSEVYKELVKKHQDRNQKRWLPFL; the protein is encoded by the exons ATGCTCATGTATCCTACCAGT ACTGCACAGGTGAAAGAtcaaaatcttattttcaaGGATAGATGTTGTTTCTACAGGTCAAATACTGGGGAAACCATGGCCTGGTCTGAGTCTGTGGATACACTACTAGCTAACAAAG ATGGCCTGGCAGCTTTTCGGACATTTTTGAAGTCAGAGTTCAGTGAGGAGAATGTGGAGTTCTGGCTGGCCTGTGAAGACTTCAAGAAAACCAAGTCCTCCACCAAGATCGCCTCGAAAGCCCAAAAGATTTATTCTGACTTTATTCAAGCTGATGCTCCAAAAGAG ATTAATATTGACTTCCATACCAAAAATGACATCTCTCAGAATATCTCTGAGCCCACGCTCAGCTGCTTTGATAATGCTCAGAGGTTAATCTACAGTCTCATGGCAAAGGACTCTTTCCCCAGGTTTCTAAGGTCAGAAGTGTACAAGGAACTTGTAAAGAAGCATCAGGACAGAAATCAGAAGAGATGGCTGCCATTTTTGTGA